A genomic segment from Acidobacteriota bacterium encodes:
- a CDS encoding DUF1015 domain-containing protein, with product MSALFPFRALRPDPRAAADVASVPYDVVSTEEARALASDRPLSFLHVTRSEIDLPAGTNPYDALVYDQAVRNFEHLERAAPLVLDDEPSLYCYRLRMGPHQQVGWAGCFAVDEYERGTIKKHEKTRQDKEDDRTRHILELRAQTGLVFLTHRATPAIDAIARQAAAAAPLYDLTAADGVQHTIWRVTGAACDELVAAFGRLDALYIADGHHRAASAARARQALPGRAEASRFVAVAFPHDQMQILPYNRVVKDLGGLSAAAFLDALRQACEVGAGSPRPAGRGEVTMYLDGRWHGLRLPAAAPGTAPADGLDVEVLQQRVLGPLLQIGDPRTDKRIDFVGGIRGPEELERLVASGRASVAFSMYPVSIDDLMLIADEGGIMPPKSTWFEPKLRDGLLVHLI from the coding sequence ATGTCAGCGCTGTTTCCGTTCCGCGCGCTTCGGCCCGATCCCCGAGCGGCGGCCGACGTGGCCTCCGTGCCGTACGACGTGGTCAGCACCGAGGAAGCCCGCGCGCTCGCCTCGGATCGGCCGCTGAGCTTCCTGCACGTCACGCGCTCCGAGATCGACCTGCCGGCCGGCACCAACCCGTACGACGCGCTCGTCTACGATCAGGCCGTCCGTAACTTCGAGCACCTCGAGCGCGCCGCGCCGCTCGTCCTCGACGACGAGCCGTCGCTGTACTGCTATCGGCTGCGGATGGGGCCCCATCAGCAAGTGGGCTGGGCGGGATGCTTCGCCGTCGACGAGTACGAGCGCGGGACGATCAAGAAGCACGAGAAGACGCGCCAGGACAAGGAAGACGACCGCACGCGACACATCCTCGAGCTCCGCGCGCAGACGGGCCTGGTCTTCCTCACCCACCGCGCCACCCCAGCCATCGACGCGATTGCGCGCCAGGCCGCGGCCGCCGCGCCGCTGTACGACCTCACCGCCGCCGACGGTGTCCAGCACACGATCTGGCGCGTAACCGGCGCGGCGTGCGATGAGCTCGTCGCGGCGTTCGGGCGGCTCGACGCGCTCTACATCGCCGACGGCCATCATCGCGCCGCGAGCGCCGCGCGCGCCCGGCAGGCCCTGCCCGGCCGCGCCGAAGCCTCGCGCTTCGTCGCCGTCGCGTTCCCGCACGATCAGATGCAGATCCTTCCGTACAACCGCGTGGTCAAGGATCTCGGCGGTCTGAGTGCAGCGGCGTTCCTCGACGCGTTGCGGCAGGCCTGCGAGGTCGGCGCCGGAAGCCCGCGGCCGGCCGGCCGCGGCGAGGTGACGATGTACCTCGACGGCCGTTGGCATGGCCTTCGTCTGCCTGCCGCCGCTCCAGGCACGGCGCCCGCCGATGGCCTGGACGTCGAGGTCCTCCAGCAGCGCGTGCTCGGCCCGCTCCTGCAGATCGGCGATCCGCGGACCGACAAGCGCATCGACTTCGTCGGCGGGATCCGCGGGCCGGAAGAGCTGGAGCGGCTCGTCGCGTCCGGACGCGCCAGCGTGGCCTTCTCGATGTACCCGGTGAGCATCGACGACCTGATGCTCATCGCCGATGAAGGCGGCATCATGCCGCCGAAGTCGACCTGGTTCGAGCCGAAGCTTCGCGACGGCCTGCTCGTCCACCTCATCTGA
- the serC gene encoding 3-phosphoserine/phosphohydroxythreonine transaminase, with product MAPSARQTSEVPVTTRLYNFSAGPAVLPLPVLEQAQRELVTLPDVGMSVMEISHRSKPFDDIIDAAEADLRELGSIPANYKVLFLQGGASLQFLMVPMNLLAAGSTADYIVTGEWSKKALSEAKRVGTTHVVATGEAGNFKRIPAQHELALTAGAAYVHMTSNNTIFGTEWKQVPDVGEAPLVCDASSNIFSRPVDVSKFGLIYAGAQKNLGPSGVTVVIVREDLLARSAASLSPMLSYKVQADNGSRYNTPPTFGVYILGLVLKWLKRTGGLTAIAAINDRKARILYDELDRTPFWRPHAEPDSRSAMNVTFRLPSEELEKLFVKESTAAGFDGLKGHRSVGGLRASIYNAFPEEGVQALVEFMREFERKRG from the coding sequence ATGGCGCCGTCCGCGCGCCAGACAAGCGAGGTTCCCGTGACGACCCGTCTCTACAATTTTTCCGCCGGCCCTGCGGTGCTGCCCCTGCCGGTGCTCGAACAAGCCCAGCGCGAGCTCGTGACGCTGCCGGACGTCGGCATGTCGGTCATGGAGATCAGCCACCGCTCGAAGCCGTTCGACGACATCATCGATGCCGCCGAGGCGGACCTGCGCGAGCTCGGCTCGATTCCCGCCAACTACAAGGTGCTGTTCCTGCAGGGCGGCGCCAGCCTGCAGTTCCTGATGGTGCCGATGAACCTGCTCGCCGCCGGCTCGACCGCCGACTACATCGTCACGGGTGAGTGGTCGAAGAAGGCCCTGTCGGAGGCGAAGCGCGTCGGCACGACGCACGTGGTGGCGACGGGAGAGGCCGGCAACTTCAAGCGGATTCCCGCGCAGCACGAGCTGGCGCTCACCGCCGGCGCCGCCTACGTCCACATGACGTCGAACAACACGATCTTCGGGACGGAATGGAAGCAGGTTCCCGACGTCGGCGAGGCCCCGCTCGTCTGCGACGCGTCGTCGAACATCTTCTCGCGGCCCGTCGACGTCTCGAAGTTCGGCCTCATCTACGCCGGCGCGCAGAAGAATCTCGGGCCGTCGGGCGTGACGGTCGTCATCGTGCGCGAGGACCTGCTGGCGCGATCGGCCGCATCGCTCTCGCCGATGTTGAGCTACAAGGTGCAGGCCGACAACGGGTCGCGCTACAACACGCCGCCGACCTTCGGCGTCTACATCCTCGGGCTCGTGCTGAAGTGGCTCAAGCGCACCGGCGGCCTCACGGCCATCGCGGCGATCAACGATCGGAAGGCACGGATTCTGTACGACGAGCTCGATCGCACGCCCTTCTGGCGTCCTCATGCCGAGCCGGACAGCCGTTCGGCGATGAACGTGACCTTCCGGCTGCCGTCCGAGGAGCTCGAGAAGCTGTTCGTCAAGGAGTCGACGGCCGCGGGCTTCGATGGCCTCAAGGGCCATCGGTCGGTCGGTGGGCTTCGAGCCTCGATCTACAACGCGTTCCCGGAAGAGGGCGTGCAAGCGCTCGTCGAGTTCATGCGGGAATTCGAGCGGAAGCGCGGCTGA
- the pcnB gene encoding polynucleotide adenylyltransferase PcnB yields the protein MVEPVIVRREAHNLSRRDIDPDALKVLYRLREHGFTAYLVGGSVRDLLLGRRPKDFDIGTDAHPYQIKRLFRNCWIIGRRFRLAHVKFGTKTIEVATFRRIVTEPARPDDEPVVADATPSPGGLGPLSRDNTFGTPEEDAFRRDFTINGLFYDIGTFSVIDYVGGLDDLEKRVVRSIGDPSVRFVEDPVRMLRAIVMASRLGFDLDPLVTEAIAEHRGLIASASPARLLEEYFKILRAGAAEATFRALARARLLELVTPELQSPPDALWDALARLDRYRQRFTSAPDELTTPLLLGSLLQPLGVLSKPLHGRGASAHADRVSFGILPVARRDLERLRQITDLAPRLIDPGLPPRVVRSLPHRPAFADAVTWLDIHAEAPDVVETWRQVQHRRVAPPHGEAAEGLPDEGAARPSRRRRRRRRRRRSHGPEV from the coding sequence GTGGTCGAACCGGTCATTGTCCGCCGCGAGGCGCACAACCTCTCCCGGCGTGACATAGACCCCGATGCCCTGAAGGTTCTCTACCGCCTCCGCGAGCACGGGTTCACGGCGTACTTGGTCGGCGGCAGCGTCCGGGATCTCTTGCTGGGACGGCGGCCGAAAGACTTCGACATCGGCACCGACGCGCACCCCTACCAGATCAAGCGGCTCTTCCGGAACTGCTGGATCATCGGCCGGCGGTTCCGGCTCGCGCACGTGAAGTTCGGCACGAAGACCATCGAGGTCGCCACCTTCCGCCGGATCGTGACCGAGCCGGCGCGGCCCGACGACGAGCCGGTGGTCGCCGATGCGACACCCTCGCCCGGCGGGCTCGGGCCGCTCTCCCGAGACAACACGTTCGGTACGCCCGAGGAAGACGCGTTCCGGCGCGACTTCACCATCAACGGCCTGTTCTACGACATCGGGACGTTCTCGGTGATCGACTACGTCGGCGGCCTCGACGATCTCGAGAAGCGCGTCGTGCGATCGATCGGCGATCCCTCCGTGCGGTTCGTCGAGGATCCGGTGCGGATGCTGCGCGCGATCGTCATGGCCTCGCGGCTCGGCTTCGACCTCGATCCGCTCGTCACCGAGGCGATCGCCGAGCACCGCGGCCTCATCGCCAGCGCATCGCCGGCGAGGCTCCTGGAGGAGTACTTCAAGATCCTTCGCGCCGGCGCCGCCGAAGCGACGTTCCGCGCGCTCGCCCGCGCGCGTCTGCTCGAGCTCGTCACGCCGGAGCTCCAGTCGCCGCCCGATGCGCTCTGGGACGCGCTGGCGCGGCTCGATCGCTACCGGCAGCGGTTCACGTCAGCGCCAGACGAGCTGACCACGCCGCTGCTCCTCGGCTCGCTGCTGCAGCCGCTGGGCGTGCTGTCGAAACCGCTGCACGGCCGCGGCGCGAGCGCACACGCCGATCGCGTGAGCTTCGGCATCCTGCCGGTGGCGCGTCGCGATCTGGAACGGCTGCGCCAGATCACCGACCTGGCACCCCGGCTGATCGATCCCGGCCTGCCGCCGCGCGTCGTCCGAAGCCTCCCGCATCGACCGGCATTCGCCGACGCGGTGACCTGGCTGGACATCCATGCCGAGGCGCCGGACGTCGTCGAGACGTGGCGGCAGGTTCAGCATCGGCGCGTCGCGCCGCCGCACGGCGAAGCCGCCGAAGGGCTTCCAGACGAAGGCGCGGCGCGGCCGTCTCGCCGCCGCCGGCGACGCCGGAGGCGGCGCCGAAGCCACGGTCCCGAGGTCTGA
- the polA gene encoding DNA polymerase I: MPRLFLIDGSSQMYRAYHAIRGLTGPDGRSTNAVYGYTTMLRKLITDQQPEYIAASFDLAGPTFRDAMAVDYKANRAPMPSDLAEQVPLVLEASAALGVPVLTVQGFEADDVIGTLATKAVAAGFDVAIVTGDKDFFQLVHDGIRVFNPRDEGTWYDERGVIEKFGVRPDQVVDVLALMGDAIDNIKGVPGIGEKGARELIQTHGSLEALIAAAGTIQQKRYREGLLAHADSARSSRELARIRTDVPVGFDPAALRYGGPSRERCYALFAALGFRSLVQEFAPTAETSARDYATIASIDELEQLGRALNEAPRVAIAALSDSTSATTAAVSGWAFSSTAGHARYVPTGHVGLTDPPNAGPADVARIIGPVLANPAIEKVGHDLKFVDIACGRAGLTLAGPLFDTMVMSYLVDATRSSHSVEGLAFERSNYRAMTIEDVTGKGAKAVPLDRVPATSLTAFACERADLPLALSAGLTADLEREHLTRVYEEFERPLIPVLADIERAGVRIDTAALAALSATMQAELDELCRTIYGHAGCEFNINSPKQLADVLFGRLNLQATKKTGKTRAVSTARDVLEELALVHELPALILRWREIQKLKGTYVDALPSLVVPATGRVHTTFNQAVAATGRLSSSDPNLQNIPVRTALGRQIRAAFVAEPGYRLISADYSQIELRVLAHLSGDEALADAFRQGIDIHDQTSERVFGGPGGPLGLDKHELRRRSKIINYALLYGKTAFTLAKDIGVSQQAAQQFIDAYFAGYPGVRAFIDRTLAEARATGVVRTISGRRRLVPELLSKNGQIRAAAERETVNMPIQGTAADILKKAMIAVHDTLAERNAGRRHASRMILTVHDELLFEAPADEAAEVAALVKSVMERAFPLDVPLTVDVGVGDNWTLAKP; the protein is encoded by the coding sequence GTGCCTCGTCTGTTTCTCATCGACGGCAGTTCGCAGATGTATCGCGCCTACCACGCGATCCGCGGGCTGACCGGACCGGACGGCCGATCGACGAACGCCGTCTACGGCTACACGACGATGCTGCGAAAGCTGATCACCGATCAGCAGCCCGAGTACATCGCCGCGTCGTTCGACCTCGCCGGCCCGACGTTCCGCGACGCGATGGCCGTCGACTACAAGGCGAATCGCGCCCCGATGCCGTCCGATCTCGCCGAGCAGGTGCCGCTCGTGCTCGAAGCGTCGGCGGCGCTGGGCGTGCCCGTCCTCACCGTCCAGGGATTCGAGGCCGACGACGTCATCGGCACGCTCGCGACGAAGGCGGTGGCCGCCGGGTTCGACGTCGCGATCGTGACGGGCGACAAGGACTTCTTCCAGCTCGTGCACGACGGCATCCGCGTCTTCAACCCGCGCGACGAGGGCACGTGGTACGACGAGCGCGGCGTGATCGAGAAGTTCGGCGTGCGGCCCGATCAGGTGGTCGACGTGCTCGCGCTCATGGGCGACGCGATCGACAACATCAAGGGCGTTCCCGGGATCGGCGAGAAGGGCGCGCGCGAGCTGATTCAGACGCACGGATCGCTCGAGGCGCTCATCGCCGCCGCCGGCACGATCCAGCAGAAGCGCTATCGCGAGGGTCTGCTCGCGCACGCCGACTCGGCGCGGTCGAGCCGCGAGCTGGCGCGCATCCGCACCGACGTGCCGGTCGGGTTCGATCCGGCGGCGCTGCGATACGGCGGTCCGTCGCGCGAGCGCTGCTACGCGTTGTTCGCGGCGCTGGGCTTCCGATCGCTCGTGCAGGAGTTCGCGCCGACGGCGGAGACGTCGGCGCGCGACTACGCCACGATCGCATCCATCGACGAGCTCGAGCAGCTCGGGCGCGCGCTGAACGAGGCCCCGCGCGTCGCCATCGCGGCGCTCAGCGACTCGACGTCGGCGACGACGGCCGCCGTCAGCGGGTGGGCGTTCTCGAGCACCGCGGGACACGCGCGCTACGTGCCGACCGGCCACGTGGGCTTGACCGATCCGCCGAACGCGGGTCCAGCCGACGTCGCAAGGATCATCGGACCCGTGCTGGCCAACCCGGCAATCGAGAAGGTCGGCCACGACTTGAAGTTCGTGGACATCGCCTGCGGGCGCGCCGGGCTGACGCTCGCCGGCCCGCTCTTCGACACGATGGTCATGAGCTATCTCGTCGACGCCACGCGATCGAGCCACTCGGTCGAAGGCCTGGCATTCGAGCGCTCGAACTACCGCGCCATGACGATCGAGGACGTGACCGGCAAGGGCGCGAAGGCGGTGCCGCTCGACCGCGTGCCGGCCACCTCGCTCACGGCGTTCGCGTGTGAGCGGGCGGACCTCCCGCTCGCGCTGTCGGCCGGCCTCACGGCGGATCTCGAGCGCGAGCACCTGACCCGGGTCTACGAGGAATTCGAACGGCCTCTCATCCCGGTGCTCGCCGACATCGAGCGCGCGGGCGTCCGGATCGACACTGCCGCCCTGGCGGCGCTCAGCGCGACGATGCAGGCCGAGCTCGACGAGCTGTGCCGTACGATCTACGGGCACGCCGGCTGCGAGTTCAACATCAACTCGCCGAAGCAGCTCGCCGACGTCCTGTTCGGACGGCTCAACCTCCAGGCCACGAAGAAGACCGGCAAGACGCGCGCGGTCTCGACGGCCCGCGACGTGCTCGAGGAGCTGGCGCTCGTCCACGAGCTCCCGGCCCTGATTCTCCGCTGGCGCGAGATCCAGAAGCTCAAGGGCACCTACGTGGACGCGCTGCCATCGCTCGTCGTGCCGGCGACGGGCCGCGTCCACACGACCTTCAACCAGGCGGTGGCCGCCACCGGACGGCTGAGCAGCAGCGATCCGAACCTGCAGAACATCCCGGTGCGCACCGCGCTCGGCCGCCAGATCCGCGCGGCGTTCGTGGCCGAGCCGGGCTACCGGCTGATCTCGGCGGACTACTCGCAGATCGAACTGCGCGTCCTCGCGCACCTGTCCGGCGACGAGGCGCTCGCCGACGCCTTCCGCCAGGGCATCGACATCCATGACCAGACGTCCGAGCGCGTGTTCGGCGGCCCAGGCGGACCGCTCGGGCTCGACAAGCACGAGCTGAGACGTCGATCGAAGATCATCAACTACGCCCTGCTCTACGGCAAGACGGCGTTCACGCTGGCGAAGGACATCGGCGTGTCGCAGCAGGCCGCGCAGCAGTTCATCGATGCCTACTTCGCCGGCTATCCGGGCGTCCGCGCCTTCATCGATCGCACGCTCGCAGAGGCGAGGGCCACTGGCGTCGTCCGGACGATCAGCGGACGCCGGCGTCTCGTGCCCGAGCTGCTCAGCAAGAACGGCCAGATTCGCGCCGCCGCGGAGCGGGAAACCGTGAACATGCCGATCCAGGGCACGGCCGCCGACATCCTGAAGAAGGCCATGATCGCCGTGCACGACACGCTCGCCGAGCGAAACGCGGGCCGGCGCCATGCCAGCCGGATGATTCTCACGGTCCACGACGAGCTGCTCTTCGAAGCGCCGGCCGACGAAGCGGCGGAGGTCGCCGCGCTCGTCAAGAGCGTCATGGAACGGGCCTTCCCGCTCGACGTCCCGCTGACGGTGGACGTCGGGGTCGGTGACAACTGGACGCTGGCGAAACCCTGA
- a CDS encoding carboxypeptidase regulatory-like domain-containing protein, whose translation MAPLAPRALHAWIAFAIALALGSVASMQGPGGPGRGGPGGMAGGPPGASRGATRDVVASTRLGTATITGMVLTEGTGLPVRRARVTLSGQGPQGGRSTLTDDQGRFVFQALPAGRFTLTASKAGYVDASFGAKRAGRPGTPIQLAEGQKLESVAITLPRGGVLTGMVVDENGEPEPGTQVRAFRYAMRTGERSLQAAGQDQTDDRGIYRIFQLQPGEYVLNAVPRNLTVGNMREAIASEVAALLQQAGQARAGGAPGGGVGALAGGPAAQTLVARANELQLQLTAAEQEQSSAYAPVYYPGTTTLASAATVTLGPGEERSGIDFRLQLVATSRIDGVVLMPDGSPLPAATNIALVSAERAGLPSIPGLSANNARANASGQFSFRNVTPGQYVIQTRANVFREGEPGNAQPPGPVRGGRGMAGGAIAQVLWASSEVFVNGQDVSGLMLTLQPGMTVSGRMEFDGTAAPPADLSRARVNLSTRGAQPFEIGGVPPAQVDASGRFKITGVPPGRYAFSTSVPSSPQPPAGRGGSGPGPFAQNANTTWQLRSAIVNGVDTLDFPLELGSNADVTSAVLTFTDRTQELSGMIQDVSGRPTADYTIIVFPSDRRYWTAQSRRITSTQPGTDGRFAIRGLPPGDYRLTAVTDVEPGEWYDPSFLAQLAPASVGVSLADGEKKTQDIRLAAGR comes from the coding sequence ATGGCTCCCCTCGCTCCGCGCGCCCTTCACGCCTGGATTGCCTTCGCCATCGCGCTCGCGCTCGGAAGCGTGGCGTCGATGCAGGGCCCGGGCGGACCAGGCCGCGGCGGGCCCGGCGGTATGGCCGGCGGGCCTCCCGGCGCGAGCCGCGGCGCGACGCGAGATGTCGTCGCCTCCACGCGCCTCGGCACGGCGACCATTACGGGAATGGTGCTGACCGAAGGCACAGGGCTTCCCGTGCGGCGGGCGCGCGTCACGTTGAGCGGTCAGGGGCCCCAAGGCGGCCGGTCGACGCTCACGGACGATCAGGGGCGGTTCGTGTTCCAGGCGCTGCCCGCCGGACGGTTCACGCTGACGGCCAGCAAGGCCGGCTACGTCGACGCCAGCTTCGGCGCCAAGCGCGCCGGGCGACCCGGCACGCCGATTCAGCTCGCGGAGGGACAGAAGCTCGAGAGCGTGGCCATCACGCTCCCGCGCGGGGGGGTGCTCACCGGGATGGTCGTGGACGAGAACGGCGAGCCGGAGCCTGGCACCCAGGTCCGTGCGTTCCGCTACGCGATGCGCACCGGCGAGCGCTCGCTGCAGGCGGCCGGGCAGGATCAGACCGACGATCGCGGCATCTACCGCATCTTCCAGCTCCAGCCCGGCGAGTACGTGCTGAATGCCGTGCCGCGCAACCTGACCGTCGGGAACATGCGGGAAGCGATCGCATCCGAGGTCGCGGCCCTGCTCCAACAGGCCGGCCAGGCCCGCGCTGGCGGCGCACCGGGTGGAGGCGTTGGCGCACTGGCCGGTGGGCCCGCGGCCCAGACGCTCGTCGCCCGCGCCAACGAGCTGCAACTGCAACTGACGGCTGCCGAACAGGAACAGTCGAGCGCGTACGCGCCGGTCTACTATCCCGGCACGACGACGCTGGCGTCGGCGGCGACGGTCACGTTGGGTCCCGGCGAGGAGCGAAGCGGCATCGACTTCCGGCTGCAGCTCGTCGCGACCTCGCGGATCGACGGCGTCGTGCTGATGCCCGACGGCAGCCCGCTCCCGGCGGCCACCAACATCGCGCTCGTCTCCGCCGAGCGCGCGGGGCTGCCGAGCATCCCTGGCCTGAGCGCGAACAACGCGCGCGCGAATGCCAGCGGCCAGTTCTCCTTCAGGAACGTCACGCCCGGTCAGTACGTGATCCAGACGCGGGCCAACGTGTTCCGCGAAGGTGAACCCGGCAACGCGCAGCCGCCTGGTCCGGTCCGCGGCGGCCGCGGGATGGCCGGCGGGGCGATCGCGCAGGTGCTGTGGGCCTCGTCGGAGGTGTTCGTGAACGGCCAGGATGTCTCTGGCCTGATGCTGACGCTGCAGCCTGGCATGACGGTATCCGGCCGGATGGAGTTCGACGGCACGGCAGCGCCGCCGGCGGACCTCAGCCGGGCGCGCGTGAACTTGTCCACGAGGGGAGCGCAGCCCTTCGAGATCGGCGGCGTGCCACCGGCGCAGGTCGACGCGTCCGGCCGCTTCAAGATCACGGGCGTGCCGCCGGGTCGGTACGCCTTCTCGACATCGGTGCCGTCGAGCCCGCAGCCGCCTGCCGGTCGCGGCGGATCAGGGCCCGGACCGTTCGCGCAGAACGCCAACACCACCTGGCAACTGCGGTCGGCGATCGTCAACGGCGTCGACACGCTGGACTTCCCGCTCGAGCTCGGCTCGAATGCGGACGTGACGAGCGCCGTGCTCACGTTCACCGATCGCACGCAGGAGCTGTCCGGCATGATTCAGGACGTGAGCGGGCGGCCGACGGCCGACTACACGATCATCGTCTTCCCGTCCGATCGGCGGTACTGGACGGCTCAATCGCGGCGGATCACGTCGACGCAGCCTGGCACGGACGGGCGGTTCGCGATTCGCGGGCTGCCGCCCGGCGACTACCGCCTGACCGCGGTGACCGACGTCGAGCCCGGCGAGTGGTACGACCCGTCGTTCCTGGCGCAGCTTGCGCCGGCGTCGGTTGGCGTGTCGCTCGCGGACGGTGAGAAGAAGACGCAGGACATCAGGCTGGCTGCCGGGAGGTAG